From a single Bacillus pseudomycoides DSM 12442 genomic region:
- a CDS encoding AmiS/UreI family transporter, translating into MGYVGLLLSGAALFLNSLVILGKAEEKSAGVFNLFVGVLQIVIPFYLIMISDQSNWTVYSYAATFLFGLTYLYVGITFITGVSGNGLGWFCLWVALVALFYMVVSFVQFQDIVNALTWFMWALLWYLFFVLNVQKKNINQYLGRIAFVQSWVTLTLPSLLYFMGIWGTPVVYQAWIYVSVVSILYFCYCILKYRVR; encoded by the coding sequence ATGGGTTACGTTGGGTTATTGCTTTCAGGCGCAGCTTTGTTTTTAAACAGTCTTGTCATATTAGGAAAAGCAGAGGAAAAAAGCGCAGGTGTTTTTAATTTATTTGTAGGGGTGCTGCAAATTGTCATTCCGTTTTACCTTATTATGATTTCTGATCAAAGTAATTGGACTGTATATTCATATGCAGCCACTTTTTTATTTGGTTTAACGTATTTGTATGTGGGTATCACCTTTATTACGGGAGTGAGTGGCAATGGGCTAGGATGGTTTTGCCTCTGGGTGGCTCTTGTTGCACTATTTTATATGGTTGTGTCATTCGTTCAATTCCAAGATATTGTTAATGCACTGACTTGGTTTATGTGGGCGCTTCTTTGGTATTTATTCTTTGTGTTAAATGTACAAAAAAAGAATATAAACCAATACCTTGGTAGGATCGCATTTGTACAATCATGGGTAACGCTCACGTTGCCATCGCTTCTTTATTTTATGGGGATATGGGGAACACCAGTAGTTTATCAGGCATGGATTTATGTATCGGTAGTTTCTATTTTATATTTCTGTTATTGCATTTTAAAATATCGAGTACGTTAA
- the trhA gene encoding PAQR family membrane homeostasis protein TrhA: MNAYVREPVNAFTHLGGAILSFIALLAMLVKVSVKMPSISTISAVILFGVGMMILYAASAVYHSVVASERVIYFFRKLDHSMIFILIAGTYAPFCLITLQAANGLLLFVLVYATAICGIVFKMFWFNCPRWLSTAIYLMMGWLIVLFFAPLSENLSIEGILFLVLGGVFYTIGGFIYGVKPKWLEFKYMGHHEVFHIFVLLGSLAHFVCVYCYVI, encoded by the coding sequence GTGAATGCTTACGTGAGAGAACCAGTTAATGCGTTTACCCATCTAGGAGGCGCCATTTTATCGTTTATTGCTTTGCTAGCTATGCTTGTGAAAGTTTCTGTGAAAATGCCATCTATTTCTACAATTTCAGCGGTTATTCTATTTGGAGTAGGGATGATGATTCTTTATGCAGCTTCGGCTGTGTATCACAGTGTTGTAGCAAGCGAACGTGTTATTTATTTCTTTAGAAAACTGGATCATTCTATGATTTTCATTTTAATTGCAGGCACATATGCACCTTTTTGCTTAATTACATTACAGGCTGCAAATGGTTTACTATTATTTGTGCTAGTTTATGCTACAGCTATATGTGGTATTGTTTTTAAAATGTTTTGGTTTAACTGTCCGAGATGGTTATCAACAGCAATCTACCTTATGATGGGATGGTTAATTGTTTTATTCTTTGCACCGCTATCAGAAAATCTAAGCATAGAGGGTATTTTGTTTTTAGTACTTGGTGGTGTTTTTTATACGATTGGTGGATTTATTTACGGAGTAAAACCAAAATGGCTAGAATTTAAATATATGGGGCATCATGAAGTTTTCCATATTTTTGTGTTGTTAGGTAGTCTGGCCCACTTTGTATGTGTATATTGTTATGTGATTTAA
- a CDS encoding DUF1836 domain-containing protein has product MENIKNLLETLHLEKNIRLEDIPNVDLYVDQVVQLFENNYGDTTRTEDEKVLTKTMINNYAKGKLFIPIKNKKYSKEHMILISLIYQLKGALSINDIKSSLATLNERLINEDTFELDTLYKDYLELTETNVENFKRDVDNRVAEVKAAASFEDKELEKLLLLTSFVTMSNMYRRLAEKLVDDLKES; this is encoded by the coding sequence ATGGAAAACATAAAGAACTTACTCGAAACATTACATTTAGAAAAAAACATTAGGCTTGAAGATATCCCTAATGTGGATTTATATGTAGATCAAGTTGTTCAACTATTTGAAAATAACTACGGTGATACAACAAGAACAGAAGATGAAAAAGTACTTACAAAAACGATGATCAATAACTATGCAAAGGGAAAATTATTCATCCCCATAAAAAATAAAAAATACTCAAAAGAGCATATGATTTTAATTAGTTTAATTTATCAATTAAAGGGTGCCCTCTCGATTAATGATATTAAAAGTTCTTTAGCGACTCTCAATGAAAGACTCATAAACGAGGATACTTTCGAACTGGACACCCTCTACAAAGATTATCTTGAACTTACAGAAACAAATGTTGAGAACTTTAAAAGGGATGTAGATAATCGGGTGGCTGAGGTAAAAGCTGCTGCTTCATTTGAGGATAAAGAATTAGAAAAACTCTTATTGCTAACTTCATTTGTAACAATGAGCAATATGTATAGACGTTTAGCAGAAAAATTAGTTGACGATTTGAAAGAATCTTAA
- a CDS encoding histidine kinase dimerization/phospho-acceptor domain-containing protein, giving the protein MLNLLVFTPVCSIIGYIQLLDSSELTTYKKEHYLKIIKNKSTRLQALVNDFFELSVIDSVDYQLNLHMVKLNHLAWETLVVFYDQFSEKKMEPSIHIQNEDIQIIANESAVKLVMENLIYNTLNHASGNISITLQKQKASYYLSLVTMLKM; this is encoded by the coding sequence TTGCTAAATCTATTGGTGTTCACTCCAGTATGCTCTATCATAGGATATATTCAGTTATTAGATTCAAGTGAACTAACAACATATAAAAAAGAACACTATTTGAAGATTATTAAAAATAAATCAACACGTTTACAGGCCTTAGTAAATGACTTCTTTGAACTGTCCGTTATTGATTCTGTTGATTATCAATTAAACCTTCATATGGTAAAATTAAATCACTTAGCATGGGAAACCTTAGTCGTTTTTTATGATCAGTTTAGTGAAAAGAAAATGGAACCAAGTATTCATATACAAAACGAAGATATTCAAATCATTGCTAATGAATCTGCCGTTAAGCTTGTCATGGAAAATCTAATCTATAACACCCTTAATCATGCAAGTGGTAATATATCCATTACTCTACAAAAGCAAAAAGCATCTTACTATTTATCATTAGTAACGATGCTAAAAATGTAA
- a CDS encoding sensor histidine kinase, whose protein sequence is MPFLFDRFYTTNHHRSGKGTGLGLAIAKTLMLKMGGSLQAKLKDGQLHMICEWKIQK, encoded by the coding sequence ATTCCTTTCCTGTTTGACCGCTTTTATACAACTAATCATCATCGATCCGGTAAAGGAACAGGGCTTGGATTAGCTATTGCAAAAACACTTATGCTGAAAATGGGTGGTTCACTTCAAGCAAAATTAAAAGATGGGCAGCTTCATATGATATGCGAATGGAAAATTCAAAAATAA
- a CDS encoding sigma-70 family RNA polymerase sigma factor, which translates to MNDRELVDGIKKQNTEALDQLILQYSKLIYGVIGSVLGENHERAEIEECYNDVLLILWYKIDSFQIEKGQLKNWIISIAKFKALDYKRRLKRKRIEQTIEQLILQDDEDVEKGLLKEEEKEFVLKAVRQLDGVDHSIFYRRYIVDESIEDISRRLHMSTGSVYTRLSRGKEKLKRIMEGYYEL; encoded by the coding sequence ATGAATGATAGGGAATTAGTAGATGGAATAAAAAAACAAAATACGGAAGCATTGGATCAATTGATTCTTCAATATAGTAAATTGATTTATGGAGTAATCGGAAGTGTACTTGGAGAGAACCATGAAAGAGCAGAAATTGAAGAGTGCTATAACGATGTTCTTCTCATACTTTGGTATAAAATAGACAGTTTTCAAATAGAAAAAGGACAACTTAAAAACTGGATTATTTCTATTGCGAAGTTTAAGGCACTAGATTATAAAAGAAGGTTGAAGAGAAAAAGAATTGAACAAACAATAGAACAACTTATTTTACAAGATGATGAAGATGTAGAAAAAGGATTGCTCAAAGAAGAGGAAAAAGAATTCGTTTTGAAAGCAGTTCGTCAGTTAGATGGTGTAGATCATAGTATCTTTTATCGAAGGTATATTGTGGATGAAAGCATAGAGGATATTTCAAGGAGACTACATATGAGTACCGGTTCAGTTTATACCAGATTATCAAGGGGAAAGGAGAAATTAAAAAGGATAATGGAGGGATATTATGAATTGTGA
- a CDS encoding DEAD/DEAH box helicase, with protein sequence MSGKSFKEYALSKEIVRALTSLKYEQPTEVQGKVIPVALEKKDLVVKSQTGSGKTASFGIPLCEMVEWEENKPQALILTPTRELAAQVKEDITNIGRFKRIKATAVYGKSPFARQKLELKQKTHIVVGTPGRVLDHIEKGTFSLERLKYLVIDEADEMLNMGFIDQVEAIIDELPTDRMTMLFSATLPEDVENLSHTYMKSPTHIEIKASGITTDKIEHILLEVREEEKFSLLQDITTLENPDSCIIFCRTQENVDHVFRQLKRSGYPCDKIHGGMIQEDRFAVMNDFKRGKFRYLVATDVAARGIDIENITHVINYDIPLEKESYVHRTGRTGRAGNSGKAITFVTPYEERFLVEIEEYIGFEIQKIEAPSKEELAKGKAAFEDKINAKPIMKKEKSAGLNKDIMKLYFNGGKKKKIRAVDFVGTIAKIPGVTADDIGIITIQDNVSYVDILNGKGPLVLKVMKNTTIKGKQLKVHEAIK encoded by the coding sequence ATGAGCGGAAAAAGTTTTAAAGAGTATGCATTGAGTAAGGAAATTGTAAGGGCACTTACTAGTTTAAAATATGAACAGCCAACAGAAGTACAAGGAAAAGTAATTCCAGTTGCACTAGAAAAGAAAGATCTTGTCGTGAAATCACAAACGGGAAGTGGGAAAACGGCTTCCTTTGGTATCCCGCTTTGCGAAATGGTCGAATGGGAAGAAAATAAGCCACAAGCCTTAATTCTTACGCCAACGAGGGAACTTGCTGCGCAAGTGAAAGAAGATATTACGAATATAGGAAGATTTAAACGGATTAAAGCGACTGCCGTTTATGGAAAATCACCATTTGCACGACAAAAATTAGAATTAAAGCAAAAGACACATATTGTAGTTGGAACCCCTGGGCGTGTGTTAGATCATATTGAAAAAGGAACTTTTTCTTTAGAGCGTCTGAAATATTTGGTGATTGATGAGGCAGATGAAATGTTAAATATGGGATTCATCGATCAAGTAGAAGCAATTATTGATGAATTACCTACAGATCGAATGACAATGCTATTTTCTGCGACACTACCAGAAGACGTTGAAAATTTATCTCATACTTATATGAAATCACCGACCCATATCGAGATTAAAGCTTCTGGGATTACGACAGATAAAATTGAACATATCCTGTTAGAAGTGAGAGAAGAAGAGAAATTTTCACTTCTTCAAGATATAACAACTCTTGAAAATCCAGATAGCTGTATCATCTTCTGTCGCACACAAGAAAATGTAGACCATGTGTTCAGACAGTTAAAGCGTTCTGGCTATCCTTGTGATAAAATTCATGGTGGTATGATACAAGAAGATCGTTTTGCAGTAATGAATGACTTTAAAAGAGGAAAATTTCGTTATTTAGTCGCTACAGATGTAGCAGCGCGAGGAATTGATATTGAAAATATTACCCATGTCATTAACTATGATATTCCATTAGAAAAAGAAAGTTATGTACACCGGACAGGAAGAACAGGGCGCGCTGGTAATAGCGGAAAAGCAATTACATTCGTAACGCCGTATGAAGAGAGATTCCTGGTAGAAATTGAAGAGTATATCGGTTTTGAAATTCAAAAAATAGAAGCTCCGTCAAAAGAGGAGCTTGCAAAGGGAAAGGCAGCCTTTGAAGATAAAATAAATGCGAAACCAATTATGAAAAAAGAGAAAAGTGCAGGATTAAATAAAGATATTATGAAGCTGTACTTTAACGGTGGGAAGAAAAAGAAGATTCGAGCGGTAGATTTCGTTGGTACAATTGCTAAAATCCCAGGTGTCACAGCGGATGATATAGGAATTATTACGATACAAGATAATGTTTCTTATGTTGATATATTAAATGGAAAAGGCCCGCTTGTTTTAAAAGTAATGAAAAACACAACAATAAAAGGTAAGCAGTTAAAGGTTCACGAGGCTATTAAGTAA
- a CDS encoding acyltransferase, producing MNRLVYMDWLRVLATIAVVTIHVAAGSVSTLDPNKLSNWMAGNFYESLSRASVPIFVMISGALLLRGNKESSIFEFLQKRASKVIIPFVGWSALFYLYGAYMGYFPASLKQGIKYFLTNQIGGHLWFLYMIVGIYLIAPLLKVFVKNAKKSYIQYFLILWLYASVILNLMQYYYPINFNIELYFVTNYVGYFLLGYYLAHYEITKKWRNISYIGGCLGFIGTFFMTYYYTVQANGQLDQFWYGYFAPNVLLMAIGLFVFFRYAFQNLEGKLPFLLRGINQASLGIYILHFFLLNNFLYKVFPKVNEHAHAILAIPINVMITIGLSMLITLVLQRIPVVKKLVP from the coding sequence GTGAATCGTTTGGTTTATATGGATTGGTTACGAGTATTAGCAACAATTGCAGTTGTTACAATTCACGTTGCTGCTGGTTCCGTATCCACTTTGGATCCAAATAAGCTTTCCAATTGGATGGCTGGTAACTTTTACGAATCGTTATCACGTGCTAGCGTTCCTATTTTCGTTATGATTAGCGGTGCTTTATTATTACGAGGGAACAAGGAAAGTTCAATTTTCGAATTCTTACAGAAACGAGCAAGTAAGGTAATTATTCCATTTGTAGGTTGGAGTGCCTTATTTTACTTGTATGGTGCTTATATGGGGTATTTCCCTGCTTCTTTAAAACAAGGGATAAAGTACTTTTTAACAAATCAAATTGGTGGTCACTTATGGTTCCTATATATGATTGTGGGAATTTATTTAATCGCACCGTTATTAAAGGTATTTGTTAAAAACGCTAAAAAAAGTTATATACAATATTTTTTAATTTTATGGTTGTATGCGTCAGTTATTTTAAATTTGATGCAGTACTATTACCCTATTAATTTCAATATAGAGCTATATTTTGTCACAAATTATGTGGGTTATTTTCTACTTGGTTATTATTTAGCTCATTACGAAATTACGAAGAAATGGAGAAATATCTCTTATATTGGAGGCTGTTTAGGGTTTATTGGTACATTCTTCATGACTTATTACTATACAGTACAAGCAAATGGGCAGTTGGACCAGTTTTGGTATGGATATTTTGCGCCAAATGTTTTACTTATGGCAATTGGATTATTTGTATTCTTCCGATATGCTTTTCAAAATTTAGAAGGAAAGCTGCCATTTTTGTTACGTGGTATAAATCAAGCGAGTCTTGGGATTTATATTCTTCACTTTTTCCTATTAAATAATTTTTTATATAAAGTTTTCCCTAAAGTAAATGAACATGCACATGCAATATTAGCAATACCTATTAATGTAATGATTACGATTGGTCTTAGTATGTTAATAACGTTAGTATTACAACGAATTCCAGTGGTGAAAAAACTAGTTCCGTAA
- the dctP gene encoding C4-dicarboxylate transporter DctP produces the protein MKRLFKNLTFQVLTAIALGVLVGLMWPNVGKEMKPIGDTFINAVKMVIAPIIFLTIVLGIAKMGDMKKVGKVGGKAFIYFEVVTTFALIVGLIVVNVMKPGSGLNFNELAKGDVSKYTQGGGQGINWIDFVTHIVPSNMVDAFAKGDILQVLFFSILFGVGLAALGEKGNSVIDFLDKLSHVFFKIIGYVMKAAPLGAFGAMAYTIGHFGLASLVPLGKLMMSVYITMFLFVFVVLNIICKIYGFSLWNYLKFIRDEILIVLGTSSSESVLPRMMNKMERYGCSKSVVGLVIPTGYSFNLDGTSIYLSMAVVFLAQVFGVDLTIGQQITIILVLMLTSKGAAGVTGSGFIVLASTLAALKVIPLEGLALLLGVDRFMSEGRAIVNLIGNGIATIVVAKSENEFDEMRHAEAISNMKVLNERTEAV, from the coding sequence GTGAAACGACTGTTCAAAAATTTAACTTTTCAAGTATTAACGGCTATTGCACTCGGTGTATTAGTTGGGCTTATGTGGCCAAATGTTGGGAAGGAAATGAAGCCGATAGGCGATACGTTTATTAATGCTGTAAAAATGGTAATTGCACCAATTATTTTCTTAACAATTGTACTTGGTATTGCCAAAATGGGAGATATGAAGAAGGTTGGTAAGGTCGGCGGAAAGGCTTTTATTTATTTTGAGGTTGTGACAACATTTGCACTTATTGTTGGATTGATCGTTGTAAATGTTATGAAGCCGGGTTCAGGTCTTAACTTTAATGAACTTGCAAAAGGAGACGTATCTAAATATACACAAGGCGGAGGACAGGGTATTAATTGGATTGATTTTGTTACTCATATTGTTCCTTCTAATATGGTTGATGCGTTTGCAAAGGGTGATATTTTACAAGTATTATTCTTTTCTATTTTATTTGGGGTTGGGCTAGCTGCTCTTGGAGAAAAAGGAAATTCGGTGATTGATTTCTTAGACAAACTTTCACACGTATTCTTTAAAATTATTGGTTATGTAATGAAGGCAGCGCCGCTTGGGGCATTTGGTGCTATGGCATATACAATCGGTCATTTTGGACTTGCTTCACTTGTACCACTTGGAAAATTGATGATGTCAGTATATATAACGATGTTCCTATTCGTATTTGTTGTCTTAAATATTATTTGTAAGATATATGGGTTTAGCTTGTGGAATTATTTGAAGTTTATTCGAGATGAAATACTAATCGTATTAGGAACAAGTTCTTCGGAATCCGTACTTCCGAGAATGATGAATAAGATGGAGCGATATGGCTGTTCAAAATCTGTTGTTGGCCTTGTTATTCCGACGGGCTATTCTTTTAATCTTGATGGTACATCCATTTATTTATCCATGGCAGTTGTCTTTTTAGCACAAGTATTTGGTGTCGATTTAACAATCGGACAGCAAATTACTATTATTTTAGTACTTATGTTAACGTCTAAAGGAGCTGCTGGTGTAACAGGAAGCGGATTTATCGTGTTAGCTTCTACGTTAGCGGCACTAAAGGTTATTCCTTTAGAAGGATTAGCATTACTTCTCGGTGTTGATCGTTTTATGAGTGAGGGAAGAGCAATTGTAAACTTAATTGGAAATGGAATTGCTACAATCGTTGTTGCAAAGAGTGAAAATGAATTTGATGAAATGAGGCATGCAGAGGCAATCTCTAATATGAAAGTATTAAATGAGAGAACAGAAGCAGTATAA
- a CDS encoding response regulator — MKYKEEIKVLLVEDDPMVQEVNKEFIRSVKGFQVVAVANNGEEGINLVQKMNPDLVILDIFMPKKDGIKVLQEFRKQELEADVIVVSAAKDRETIKLMLQNGAMDYIIKPFKLYRIQQALEKYRQYRMSLKESGAISQEQLDLLLYSGRSKKTANNLPKGLNEFTLNEIEEYVKKQDEPRSAEEVASAIGIARVTARRYLDYLEKKGLIHLAVQYGGVGRPINRYVYREVKK; from the coding sequence ATGAAATATAAAGAGGAAATCAAAGTACTATTGGTTGAAGACGATCCGATGGTTCAAGAAGTAAATAAAGAATTCATTAGAAGTGTAAAGGGATTTCAAGTAGTAGCCGTCGCTAACAATGGCGAGGAGGGGATTAACCTTGTCCAAAAAATGAATCCAGATCTCGTTATTTTAGATATTTTTATGCCGAAAAAGGACGGTATTAAGGTATTACAGGAATTTAGAAAACAAGAGTTAGAAGCAGATGTAATCGTTGTTTCTGCTGCAAAAGATAGGGAAACAATTAAACTCATGCTTCAAAACGGAGCGATGGATTATATTATTAAGCCATTTAAGTTATACCGAATTCAGCAAGCTTTAGAAAAATATCGACAATATAGAATGAGTCTGAAGGAATCCGGAGCGATTTCACAGGAACAGCTTGATTTATTATTATATTCTGGGCGTTCTAAAAAAACAGCAAACAATTTGCCAAAGGGATTAAATGAATTTACATTGAATGAAATTGAAGAGTATGTAAAAAAACAAGATGAACCTCGTTCTGCAGAAGAGGTAGCCAGTGCAATTGGGATAGCCAGAGTTACCGCGCGGCGATACTTAGATTATTTAGAAAAAAAGGGGTTGATTCATTTAGCAGTTCAATATGGAGGGGTTGGAAGACCAATTAATCGCTATGTGTATCGTGAAGTAAAAAAGTAA
- a CDS encoding ATP-binding protein, whose protein sequence is MKQLPIRWKITILSYAVVIFSLLIGGIVIIANIQQKEEKEVRIRSMNTARTVAELSDVKKSLQEKTGWFTLNPVIENIRVINETDYIVVMNMERIRYSHPVKEMIGRPSKGTDEEPAFAEHIYFSKAKGEIGTVIRAFMPIKDQNLNQIGVVVVGNKVPNFWEIMLGLAEEISFIVILTLIFGLIGSLMLANHIKKQMFQLEPYEIKRMLEERTATFHSINEGVIAIDNQEVITIFNEKAKQVFHVDGNVVGKPIRTVLKDTRLPEIVERNQPVYNEEIKVSGKVILSNRIPIKKDNELIGAVAIFQDRTEVTKLAEELTGVKTFVEALRVQSHEHMNKLHTIAGLIQLGKADKALQFAFHTSEEQGSVTNFLNETIKNDAIAGLLLSKVSRGKELGIQVIIDQNSYLEAFPYQLDQHDFVVLLGNLIENAFGSFEQTEVENKRIDISIEQSEDVCAILIEDNGCGIKEEHLPRVYEKGFTVNKMSGTGYGLFLVKQIVEKGRGEISVSSFQGEGTSFIITFPMEMEAELYEI, encoded by the coding sequence GTGAAACAATTGCCCATCCGCTGGAAAATTACGATTTTATCCTATGCGGTAGTTATTTTTTCATTACTGATAGGTGGAATTGTTATCATTGCAAATATTCAACAAAAAGAAGAAAAAGAAGTAAGAATTAGATCTATGAATACAGCTCGGACGGTAGCAGAACTGTCAGATGTAAAGAAATCACTTCAAGAAAAAACGGGATGGTTTACATTGAATCCTGTTATTGAAAATATTCGGGTGATTAATGAAACAGACTATATTGTAGTAATGAATATGGAGCGAATTCGATATTCTCACCCTGTGAAAGAAATGATTGGAAGGCCGTCAAAAGGGACGGATGAAGAACCGGCATTTGCGGAACATATTTACTTTTCAAAAGCAAAAGGAGAGATAGGTACTGTAATTCGTGCCTTTATGCCTATTAAAGATCAAAACTTAAATCAAATTGGTGTTGTTGTTGTTGGAAATAAAGTCCCGAATTTTTGGGAGATTATGCTGGGGCTAGCAGAAGAGATTTCTTTTATTGTTATATTAACTTTAATATTCGGATTAATAGGCTCATTAATGCTTGCCAACCATATTAAAAAACAGATGTTTCAGTTAGAGCCATATGAAATTAAAAGGATGTTAGAAGAAAGGACAGCAACCTTTCATTCGATTAATGAGGGTGTGATTGCAATTGATAACCAAGAAGTTATTACAATTTTTAATGAGAAAGCAAAGCAGGTTTTTCATGTAGATGGAAATGTTGTAGGAAAGCCTATTCGTACAGTATTAAAGGATACAAGACTTCCAGAAATCGTGGAGAGGAATCAGCCAGTATACAATGAAGAGATAAAAGTAAGTGGAAAGGTAATTTTAAGTAATCGTATACCAATCAAGAAAGATAATGAATTAATTGGAGCTGTGGCAATCTTTCAAGATCGTACAGAGGTTACAAAGCTCGCAGAGGAATTAACAGGAGTGAAAACATTTGTAGAGGCACTTCGAGTACAAAGCCACGAGCATATGAACAAACTTCATACAATAGCAGGTTTAATTCAACTAGGTAAAGCTGATAAAGCATTACAATTTGCTTTTCATACTTCAGAAGAGCAGGGGAGTGTAACAAACTTTTTAAATGAGACGATTAAAAATGATGCTATTGCAGGTCTCCTCTTGAGCAAAGTAAGCCGGGGCAAGGAATTAGGGATACAAGTTATAATTGACCAAAATAGTTATTTAGAAGCGTTTCCTTATCAATTGGATCAACATGATTTCGTTGTATTACTAGGTAACCTAATCGAGAATGCGTTTGGATCATTTGAGCAAACTGAGGTAGAGAATAAAAGAATTGATATTAGTATTGAGCAGTCAGAAGATGTATGTGCAATATTGATTGAGGATAATGGATGCGGCATAAAGGAGGAGCATTTACCAAGAGTGTATGAGAAAGGATTTACTGTGAATAAAATGAGTGGGACAGGTTATGGACTTTTTCTAGTAAAGCAAATTGTTGAAAAGGGGAGAGGGGAAATTAGTGTTTCATCTTTTCAAGGTGAAGGAACTTCTTTTATCATTACTTTTCCAATGGAGATGGAGGCGGAATTGTATGAAATATAA
- a CDS encoding DctP family TRAP transporter solute-binding subunit, translated as MKKIVAFILLFIVLITSALFIGFQSLFSQGELAYDDDQAGLKKQIVFKFSHVVAENTPKGLAASKFAELVNEKSNGTIKIEIFPNGSLYSDIEEIRALKAGQVHFIAPSTSKLGMLSHEWGVLDLPFAFPNYEAIQEGLNGKIGEQLLQSLQKDNIKGLAHWSNGFKQITSNKGPIYTPADIKGQSFRIMQSDVIQSQFDLLKVHAHQDSFNSTYKLIETGKVDGEENTISNIYSKKFYNVQNYLTISNHGYLGYVVMMDQKTWNQQTEKTKQILLEAMKETTEWNNRQSIRMNEEQLELIKQSSPIQIHELTASQKKEWEKALSPIYEDLAPTIGEQLVNDLKELKKKYQFLEDNK; from the coding sequence ATGAAAAAAATAGTTGCTTTTATACTCCTTTTTATTGTTTTAATTACTAGTGCTTTATTTATAGGTTTTCAAAGTCTTTTTTCTCAAGGTGAGCTTGCTTATGACGATGACCAAGCAGGCTTGAAAAAACAAATTGTTTTCAAATTTAGTCATGTTGTAGCAGAAAATACACCTAAAGGGCTTGCTGCTAGTAAATTTGCTGAGCTTGTTAATGAGAAATCAAACGGAACTATAAAAATAGAAATTTTTCCAAACGGGAGCCTCTATTCTGATATAGAAGAAATCCGTGCTTTAAAAGCTGGGCAAGTTCATTTTATTGCTCCCTCTACCTCAAAGCTCGGAATGCTATCTCACGAATGGGGTGTATTAGACCTTCCATTTGCTTTTCCAAATTATGAAGCTATTCAAGAAGGCTTGAACGGAAAAATTGGAGAACAATTACTTCAGTCCTTACAAAAAGACAACATTAAAGGGCTTGCCCATTGGTCAAATGGCTTTAAGCAAATCACTTCAAATAAGGGGCCTATTTATACACCTGCAGATATAAAAGGACAATCCTTTCGCATTATGCAAAGTGATGTTATTCAATCCCAATTTGATTTATTAAAAGTTCATGCACATCAAGATTCATTTAATTCCACATATAAATTAATTGAAACAGGGAAAGTTGATGGTGAAGAAAATACTATTTCAAATATATACTCTAAAAAATTTTATAACGTTCAAAACTATTTGACAATTAGTAATCATGGGTATTTAGGCTATGTTGTAATGATGGATCAAAAAACATGGAATCAACAAACGGAAAAAACGAAGCAAATATTACTTGAAGCAATGAAAGAAACGACTGAATGGAACAATCGTCAGTCCATCCGAATGAATGAAGAACAACTTGAGCTTATTAAACAAAGTTCACCGATTCAAATTCACGAATTGACAGCTTCACAAAAAAAAGAGTGGGAGAAAGCATTATCTCCTATATACGAAGATCTTGCTCCTACAATTGGAGAGCAATTGGTAAATGATTTAAAAGAATTGAAAAAGAAGTATCAATTTCTTGAAGACAATAAATAA